From Bacteroidota bacterium, a single genomic window includes:
- a CDS encoding TIGR04282 family arsenosugar biosynthesis glycosyltransferase, whose amino-acid sequence MATDKLLMVFVKNPQRGKVKTRLATTMGDEKALEIYRVLLDHTLTISKRVNCDKAIFYSDYIDDGDMWGKAKFSQFVQEGNELGERMLNAFKQAFLKQYKSVVIIGSDCLDLNEHIITDAFDVLKKNEIVIGPAKDGGYYLLGMRTLYKELFMNKQWSTENVLLDTLLDITKLNVSMKLLPTLSDIDEEKDLKMYQNIFEI is encoded by the coding sequence ATGGCAACGGATAAATTATTAATGGTTTTTGTAAAGAATCCCCAAAGAGGCAAGGTTAAAACCCGCCTGGCTACAACTATGGGTGATGAAAAAGCACTGGAAATTTATAGAGTATTGCTCGATCATACACTGACAATTTCAAAAAGGGTGAATTGCGATAAAGCCATTTTCTATTCTGATTACATCGATGATGGCGACATGTGGGGCAAAGCAAAATTCAGCCAGTTTGTTCAGGAAGGTAATGAGCTTGGTGAACGGATGCTCAATGCCTTTAAACAGGCCTTTTTAAAACAATATAAAAGTGTTGTTATTATCGGCAGTGATTGTCTGGACTTGAATGAACATATAATTACGGATGCTTTTGATGTTCTTAAAAAGAATGAAATTGTAATTGGACCTGCAAAAGATGGCGGGTACTACCTGCTTGGAATGCGAACACTTTACAAAGAGTTATTTATGAATAAACAATGGAGTACGGAGAATGTGTTACTGGATACTTTGCTTGATATAACCAAGCTTAATGTTAGCATGAAATTACTTCCAACTCTGTCCGATATAGATGAAGAAAAAGATTTAAAAATGTATCAAAATATATTTGAGATATGA
- the arsS gene encoding arsenosugar biosynthesis radical SAM protein ArsS (Some members of this family are selenoproteins.) yields the protein MKSLKAQGNKFSSTQYQLEVLEKISSEGSPITRFEDKLQTYGISPLKPAELEILQVNVGKMCNQVCTHCHVDAGPDRKEIMIRATMQDCLNALRHAPTVHTVDMTGGAPEMNPDFIWFVKEISKLGVKTIVRSNLTILVSNKKYHSYPEFFAKHKVTVIASLPCYTAENTDKQRGEGVFQKSIEALKMLNNVGYGKDETELELHLVYNPIGPSLPPPQDKLQSDYKKILLENFGISFNKLYTITNLPISRFLEYLLTLGKFESYMEKLVSSFNPFTIDGLMCRNTLSVSWEGKLYDCDFNQMLELQTGNGSPKHISEFSAAKLKERNIVVNQHCYGCTAGAGSSCQGALL from the coding sequence ATGAAATCTCTGAAAGCTCAAGGAAATAAATTCTCAAGTACTCAATATCAGTTGGAAGTACTTGAAAAAATCAGCAGCGAAGGAAGTCCTATAACAAGGTTTGAAGATAAACTTCAAACCTATGGAATATCTCCTTTAAAGCCCGCTGAACTTGAAATATTACAGGTAAATGTGGGAAAAATGTGTAATCAAGTTTGTACCCATTGCCATGTAGATGCGGGGCCGGACAGAAAAGAAATCATGATTAGGGCAACTATGCAGGATTGTCTCAATGCACTTCGCCATGCACCCACCGTCCACACTGTTGATATGACAGGAGGCGCACCTGAGATGAATCCTGACTTTATTTGGTTTGTAAAAGAAATTTCAAAACTCGGAGTAAAAACGATTGTACGAAGCAACCTTACCATTCTTGTTTCTAATAAAAAGTATCATTCTTATCCTGAGTTTTTTGCTAAACACAAAGTAACCGTAATCGCTTCCCTCCCCTGCTATACAGCTGAAAATACGGATAAACAAAGAGGAGAAGGAGTATTTCAGAAATCAATTGAAGCATTAAAAATGTTAAATAATGTAGGATATGGAAAGGACGAGACAGAGCTTGAATTACATTTGGTTTATAACCCAATCGGCCCGTCCCTGCCACCACCACAGGATAAACTCCAATCAGATTATAAAAAAATTCTACTAGAAAATTTTGGTATTTCATTTAATAAACTTTATACCATTACCAATCTTCCTATAAGCAGGTTTTTAGAATACCTCCTGACTCTTGGCAAATTTGAATCATACATGGAAAAACTTGTTAGCTCTTTTAATCCTTTTACAATAGATGGTTTGATGTGCAGAAATACGCTTTCAGTCAGTTGGGAAGGAAAATTATATGATTGCGATTTTAATCAAATGCTCGAATTACAAACAGGGAATGGTTCTCCAAAACACATCAGCGAGTTCAGTGCTGCAAAGCTGAAAGAACGAAATATTGTTGTGAATCAACATTGTTACGGCTGCACCGCAGGCGCAGGATCAAGCTGTCAAGGCGCTTTATTATGA
- a CDS encoding DUF547 domain-containing protein, with protein sequence MKKLIFASLFSFLFQQCSSTTFIGIGKAPSHEIWNDLLKKNVTLDGKVNYKGFIKDSVEFNKYLKLLTDNPPNEKTWSVNEQKAFWINAYNAYTVKLITKYYPIKSIKDIGSSIQIPFVNTPWDVKFIFIGKEKMDLNNIEHGQLRKKFDDPRIHFALVCASKSCPALLNEAYDPARLDQQLDNQAKAFLKDTFRNKVSATNPQLSKIFEWYKMDFTKKESLIDFLNKYAPVKINANANITYLDYDWGLNE encoded by the coding sequence ATGAAAAAATTAATTTTTGCCTCATTATTTTCTTTTCTATTCCAACAATGTAGCTCTACTACATTTATAGGAATCGGCAAAGCCCCTTCACATGAAATATGGAATGACCTTTTAAAAAAGAACGTCACACTTGATGGAAAGGTTAATTATAAAGGGTTTATAAAAGATAGCGTTGAATTCAACAAATACTTAAAACTGCTTACTGACAACCCTCCTAATGAAAAAACATGGTCGGTGAACGAACAAAAAGCATTTTGGATCAATGCTTACAATGCCTATACTGTAAAACTGATTACAAAATATTATCCAATAAAAAGCATAAAAGATATAGGCAGCAGTATTCAAATTCCTTTTGTGAACACACCCTGGGATGTTAAATTCATTTTCATTGGGAAAGAAAAAATGGATTTGAACAACATTGAGCATGGCCAGCTTAGAAAAAAGTTTGACGATCCAAGAATACATTTTGCCCTTGTATGTGCATCAAAATCATGTCCGGCACTTCTTAACGAGGCATACGACCCTGCAAGACTTGATCAACAACTCGACAATCAGGCAAAGGCATTTCTGAAAGACACTTTCCGAAATAAAGTATCTGCTACCAATCCTCAACTATCCAAAATATTTGAATGGTATAAAATGGATTTTACTAAAAAAGAATCCTTAATTGACTTTCTCAATAAATATGCTCCTGTAAAAATCAATGCCAATGCTAATATCACATACCTTGATTATGACTGGGGTTTAAATGAATAA